A single window of Zootoca vivipara chromosome 17, rZooViv1.1, whole genome shotgun sequence DNA harbors:
- the DERL3 gene encoding derlin-3: MAYQGFAAEYLGIPPVTRAYTTACVITTAAVQLEFITPFQLYFNPDLIFRKFQIWRLITNFLFFGPLGFSFFFNMIFLYRYCRMLEEGSFRGRTADFIFMFLFGGFLMTLFGLFASLFFLGQAFTIMLVYVWSRRNPYIRMNFFGLLNFQAPFLPWVLMGFSLLLGNSIIIDLLGIAVGHVYYFLEDVFPNQPGGKKLLLTPGFLKLVFDPPEEDPNYNPLPEDHPTPAPDQNLPQEPQ, encoded by the exons ATGGCCTACCAAGGATTCGCCGCGGAGTACCTGGGCATCCCCCCCGTGACGCGCGCCTACACCACCGCCTGCGTCATCACCACCGCTGCCGTG caactggagttCATCACGCCTTTCCAGCTGTATTTCAATCCGGATCTCATTTTCAGGAAGTTCCAG ATCTGGCGGCTCATCACCAACTTCCTGTTTTTCGGGCCGCTGGGATTCAGCTTCTTCTTCAACATGATATTCCT GTATAGATACTGCCGGATGCTGGAAGAAGGCTCTTTCCGCGGAAGGACTGCAGATTTCATCTTCATGTTCCTCTTTGGAGGGTTTCTCATGACA CTTTTTGGACTCTTTGCCAGCCTCTTCTTCCTGGGCCAAGCCTTCACCATCATGCTGGTTTACGTGTGGAGCCGGAGGAATCCCTATATCCGCATGAACTTCTTTGGGCTGCTGAACTTCCAGGCGCCTTTCCTGCCCTGGGTCCTGATGGGCTTCTCACTGCTGCTGGGCAATTCCATCATCATTGACCTCTTAG GGATAGCCGTGGGTCACGTCTATTACTTCCTTGAGGATGTCTTTCCCAACCAACCCGGAGGGAAAAAGTTGTTACTAACACCAGGATTCCT GAAGCTGGTATTTGACCCTCCTGAAGAGGACCCCAACTACAATCCGCTCCCGGAAGACCACCCTACGCCTGCTCCAGACCAAAACCTGCCACAGGAGCCCCAATAG